The Rubricoccus marinus nucleotide sequence GCCAGAGGCGCGTAGTCTGCGCTCACACCTCCCCGATACCCGTGGTCCTGCCGATCTACACCTACGGTCAGTCCGTCCTGCGCGAGCCCGCGCCGCCTCTAGATCCGGACGCGCCGGGCTTTGACCGAGAAGCGTTCTCGGCGCTTGTGGACGACATGATCGATACGATGCATGAGGCCAACGGGATTGGCCTCGCGGCGCCGCAAATCGGGAAGCTGTTGCGCGTGTTCGTGATCGACCTCTCGCCCTACGCGGAGGACATCGCGGAAGAGCATGGTGGGGAAACGCCGGAATGGGCCACGCGGCCTCTGGCGCTGATCAACCCCGTGATCGGGCCCGTTGAGGAGGCGAGAAGCGAGTCCTTCGAAGAGGGGTGCCTCTCGATTCCAGACCTGCGCGAGGAAGTCGTGCGGCCGGACATGATTACGCTCCGGTTCTTGAACCGAGAGTTCGAGCCCATCGA carries:
- the def gene encoding peptide deformylase, which encodes MVLPIYTYGQSVLREPAPPLDPDAPGFDREAFSALVDDMIDTMHEANGIGLAAPQIGKLLRVFVIDLSPYAEDIAEEHGGETPEWATRPLALINPVIGPVEEARSESFEEGCLSIPDLREEVVRPDMITLRFLNREFEPIEMIASGMLARVVQHELDHLDGVLFVDHISALRKRMIKRRLKRMASGDVEAEYPIQAPA